The genome window TTGACAAAAGATATCAAGAATTTAAAGATAGAGGCATTGAAGTTATCGGCGTTAGCACAGATAATGAATACTGCCACTTTGCATGGAGAGAAACAGATATTAAACAAGGCGGTATCGGTAGAGTACAATTCTCTCTAGTAGCTGACCTTAAAAAAGAGTGGGCAAGAGGTTTTGATGTATTATTTGATGAGGCAGTTGCTCTAAGAGGTAGCTTCTTACTAGATAAAGATGGCACAGTTCGCCACGCAGTAATCAACGACCTACCGCTAGGTAGAAATATTGATGAAATGGTAAGAATGGTAGATACAATGCTATTTACAAATGAGCATGGTGAAGTATGCCCGGCAGGCTGGAATAAAGGCGATAAAGGTATGAAACCTACAACTGAAGGCGTTGCTAACTACCTTTCTACAGATGGCGACAAACTATAATTAACTCACAAAATAGCCCCTTTTTTTGGGGCTAACTTCAAAATAATCTAAAATATCCGATTTACTTTTAAATTTAAAAGGGGATCAGATGGAAATTAACAATATAAATTTAAATTTAAACTCTCTAACAGAGAATCAAAAACCTGCAAATACGCTATCAGCTAAGAAAAATGCCCAGCCAACTCTGCTAAAAGCTGACCCTAGTGGCTCTAGCTCAAAACTAGAAGAGACACTTGAAATGTTACAAGAACAGCTCAAAAAGCTTCAAGAGCAGCTAAGCAAAATTCAAGAGAAGGTAAAAGCTCTAAGCAGTAATCAAAATGAGTATTCTAAAAATATGATAATGGAGCTATCAAATCAAGCTTCAGCCATAATGGTGGAAATATCAGCTATAAACGCCCAGATTATAGAGCTGCAAAAGAAAATAACGGAGAGTGAAAAACAACAAGCTTGATAAGATTATTTTAGCTGAAATTTTTAAAATTTAGATATATTATAGAGATTAAAAGTGGCGTTCATATCAGACGCCACAGACTCATTTAGCCATTTTTTCTCTCGAACTCTCTCATAAATTCACATAGAGTTTTTAGGTCATCCAGACTTACAGCGTTATAGATAGAGGCTCTTAAACCACCTAAAATCCTATGACCTTTTAGCCCTATCATACTATTTTCTTCAGCCTCTTTTACAAATTTCATATCAAGCTCAGCATTATCTGTAGTGAAGCTAACATTCATCAAGCTTCTAGAATCTTTTTTAGCAAACCCTCTATAAAAGCTAGAGCTATCTATTTGATTATAAATCATCGCGGCTTTTTGCATATTTATCTTATTAATAGCACTTAATCCACCTTGCTCTTTTATCCAGTCAAGCACCAAATCAAACATATAAATTCCAAAAGTCGGCGGCGTATTAGCCAAAGAGTTAGCCTCGATTTGTGTAGTGTAGCGAAGTGGCGTAGGAACGCTATCTTTAACTCTTGCGGCTAAATCTTTTTTAACTATAACAATAGTTATACCAGCTGGACCAGCATTTTTTTGCGCTCCACCATAAAATAGTCCAATATTATGTGCTTTAAAATCAATTTCACGGCTTAAAAGATCAGAACTACTATCTACGACCAGTGGGCATTTTGGGCTTGGAAGGGTTGAATATTGGGTTCCATATATTGTATTATTAGAACAGATATATCCATAATCTGCATTATCGCTAAATTCTACCTTAGGAATATGATCAAACTTCACATCCTCGCTACTAGCAACAACCTTATAATTGATATTTTGGATTTTTGCTTCTTTAATTGCTTTTTGCGTCCAAACTCCAGTATTTGCATACTCAGCTACGCCACCAGCATAGATATTTAATGGAATTTGGGCAAATTGTAAAGTTGCTCCACCTTGTAAAAATAAAACTGCATAATCATCGCCAATATTATAAAATTCACGAACCTTAGCAATTGCATTATTATGCAACTCTTCAAATACCTTGCCACGATGGCTAACCTCCATAATGCTAAAGCCAAGACCGTGATAATCAGTAAATTCAGCCTGTGCACGCTCTAAAACTGCTAATGGAATCGCACTTGGACCAGCGCTAAAATTTAAAACTCTACTCATTTTATCCCCTTATTTTATTATTGCTTGTTTGCATAAATATTGTGAACTAATAGTAATCTCATCTCCGCTTTTTAACTCAGCTAATGAGATAATTTGTGAATCTTTTATAATATGTGCCATATTTTTTGTTACCTTATAAAAGTACTCTTGTCTTTTAAAAACTAACTCAAATTTATCAATTTTTGATTGAGCTAAATTAAATTTTTTGTGTAAAAAGTTATCTAAATTTGACTTAAAACTATCTAAAGTAAGAGTAGCTAAGTTGATTTTTTGTTCTATTGCTTTAGATTTTATCTGTGCTTTGGCTAAATTCAGATAGCTTTCGCATTTGTTGAATTTAGATGATATAATCGCTTCAAGAGTATTTTGAATAATATCGAGTCTTTGATGAAGTTCATTGCTATCAGGCAAGAGATCAACCATCGCAGCAGTAGGCGTAAGAGATCTGTGATCAGCTACAAAATCACTAATACTATAATCAATTTCATGTCCTACGGCTGAGATAATAGGTGTTTTAGCTTCATAAATTGCATAGGCTAGAGCCTCATCATTAAAACACCACAAATCCTCTTTAGACCCGCCACCTCTAGCAATGACAATTACATCTAACTCCATAGAATCAGCAAGTTTTAGCATCTTAATTAAATTTGCTGGAGCGCTATTTCCTTGAACTAAGGAATTAAATAGATAAAACTTAGGTAAAATATATCTATTGCTAATAACTCTATACATATCAGCAAATGCTGCTGAGCTAGCACTTGTAATGATTCCTATTTTGCTTGGATATTTTGGTAGTGGTTTTTTATGCATTTTATCAAATAATCCAGCAAGAGCTAGACGCTCTTTGAGCTGATTAAATGCAAGTTCAAGCTCGCCTATGCCAATTGGAATAATACGGCTAGCTATAAATTGGTAGCTACCATTTGGGCTATAGATTGAAAGCTTACCAATTAGCGTAACTTTCATACCATCTTTAACTTCAAATTTGATATTTTGATTGGCAAATTTATAAATAGCAACGCTAATAGTTGATCTTTCATCTTTAAGAGAGAAGTACCAATGGCCACTATTATGTTTAATCAAACGGCTAATCTCGCCTTCAACCTCTACAGAATTAAAATGAGACTCTAATAACGCCTTAGCCGACTCATTTAGATCGCTTACTGTCATATATTTTTAACCTTTTTAGCAATAAACATAGTGCTAATATCCATGCTAAATCCCTTAACTATCACTATCTCAAAACCATTGTCTTGAAGCTCACGACAAAACTCATTTGAGTCTAAAAAACCTTCAATGCTTTTAGGCAGGTACTCATAGGCTTCTTTATTTTTACTTATTAATCCGCCAATTATAGGCAAAATATTATGCAGATAAAAATCCCTAATCTTTGCTATTAGGCCGTTTTTATCTCTTTTGGTAAATTCTAAAACAACTAAATAGCCACCAACTTTTAAAACTCTATTAAACTCACGCAAAGCCTGAGTTCTAGCAACAACATTTCTAATTCCATAGCTTATACTAACTATATCTTGAGTATTTAAGTTTAGACTCATTTCATCAGCCTTAGCCTCGATAAACTCACACTCTGGCAATTTCTCTTTAGCAACTTTTAGCATCTCTTTGCTTGGATCTATTCCAGTAATCTTCTCAATAGTTAAATTTGCTTTTTTAGCACTACTTTTCCAAGCTTTAATCATATCTCCAGTACCACAAGCTACATCAGCAATATTTAGCGTAGATTTAAAATTCTTTAACACTAAATCACAAGCTGAACTTCTCCAAGAAGCATCTATACCAAAACTTAAAATTTTATTTGCTTTATCATAGGTAGGAGCTATTTCATTAAACATATTTATAATTTTATCTTGATTTTGCACTTAGTCTTCCTTTTTGTAATGTGGTTTTAATTTTTTAGATATTTTTGATAGCTTTTTATCGAATTTGCTTAATTTTTTATTTAACTCTTTTTTTATAGATTTTTTATCTGAATATCTATATTTATCTTTAAAAGCAGAGATTTTAGCCAGTTTTAACCTAAATTTACCCATATGAAAAAGCTCTTCAAAAATAGCAACAAGAACCAAAAGCTCATAAAGTAAATTTGATTTTAATACATTTTTATCTTTTATATTTTCTCTTAAATTTACAATTTTTTTGCGAATTACATATGCTGCACAGCTATGCATCGATGAGTTTAAAACGCAATAAAATGAGTGCGTATCATATAAAAAAATTTCTAACTCAAAACAAAGAGACTCAAATCCATTATCAAAATAACTATCAATCTGAATTAGATCATCATGTAACTCAATATTTTTTTTAGATAAAGTATGATAAACTCTGCTTACTGCTGGCAAAATATCACCTAAAAGCTTATTAAATTTAGCCACAACAAGCTTATCAAATATAAAATCAAAGCTATTAATAAGTACATTTATAGCTATTAAATGCTCACTAATCTTAATTAATAGTGTAAAATCTTTATCTTTTAAATAGAGCTTTCTAAGTTCATTAATTAAAAATAACTTTTGTAAAATCAACAATCTAACGCCATCATAAGCACTAATATCAACACCAAAATATAGTTTTTTATCACCTAGTTTTGGTAATTTAGATGTGATCTCTAGATAGCTGATATTTTGCAAAATTCTTCCTTGAATAAAAGTGGGAAATTCTACACTAAAACTACTAAAATATAGCTTTAAAACCCCGCAACAGGGGCTTTAAATTTAACAGCATTTTGAGCAGTTTGAGATATTAGCTACAATATTTAATCTATTAATTAAGTTGCCAATCTTTTGCTCTAGATGTGTTTGATATGCAATCATTTGCGCATCATTTGCACCGATATCTTCGATATTGCCACAACTACTACA of Campylobacter vicugnae contains these proteins:
- the serC gene encoding 3-phosphoserine/phosphohydroxythreonine transaminase encodes the protein MSRVLNFSAGPSAIPLAVLERAQAEFTDYHGLGFSIMEVSHRGKVFEELHNNAIAKVREFYNIGDDYAVLFLQGGATLQFAQIPLNIYAGGVAEYANTGVWTQKAIKEAKIQNINYKVVASSEDVKFDHIPKVEFSDNADYGYICSNNTIYGTQYSTLPSPKCPLVVDSSSDLLSREIDFKAHNIGLFYGGAQKNAGPAGITIVIVKKDLAARVKDSVPTPLRYTTQIEANSLANTPPTFGIYMFDLVLDWIKEQGGLSAINKINMQKAAMIYNQIDSSSFYRGFAKKDSRSLMNVSFTTDNAELDMKFVKEAEENSMIGLKGHRILGGLRASIYNAVSLDDLKTLCEFMREFERKNG
- a CDS encoding peroxiredoxin, whose protein sequence is MIVTNKAPQLSGVAVLGNGQIEENFDLYKNIGPKGAVVFFYPKDFTFVCPSEIIAFDKRYQEFKDRGIEVIGVSTDNEYCHFAWRETDIKQGGIGRVQFSLVADLKKEWARGFDVLFDEAVALRGSFLLDKDGTVRHAVINDLPLGRNIDEMVRMVDTMLFTNEHGEVCPAGWNKGDKGMKPTTEGVANYLSTDGDKL
- the xseA gene encoding exodeoxyribonuclease VII large subunit, which encodes MTVSDLNESAKALLESHFNSVEVEGEISRLIKHNSGHWYFSLKDERSTISVAIYKFANQNIKFEVKDGMKVTLIGKLSIYSPNGSYQFIASRIIPIGIGELELAFNQLKERLALAGLFDKMHKKPLPKYPSKIGIITSASSAAFADMYRVISNRYILPKFYLFNSLVQGNSAPANLIKMLKLADSMELDVIVIARGGGSKEDLWCFNDEALAYAIYEAKTPIISAVGHEIDYSISDFVADHRSLTPTAAMVDLLPDSNELHQRLDIIQNTLEAIISSKFNKCESYLNLAKAQIKSKAIEQKINLATLTLDSFKSNLDNFLHKKFNLAQSKIDKFELVFKRQEYFYKVTKNMAHIIKDSQIISLAELKSGDEITISSQYLCKQAIIK
- the ubiE gene encoding bifunctional demethylmenaquinone methyltransferase/2-methoxy-6-polyprenyl-1,4-benzoquinol methylase UbiE; this translates as MQNQDKIINMFNEIAPTYDKANKILSFGIDASWRSSACDLVLKNFKSTLNIADVACGTGDMIKAWKSSAKKANLTIEKITGIDPSKEMLKVAKEKLPECEFIEAKADEMSLNLNTQDIVSISYGIRNVVARTQALREFNRVLKVGGYLVVLEFTKRDKNGLIAKIRDFYLHNILPIIGGLISKNKEAYEYLPKSIEGFLDSNEFCRELQDNGFEIVIVKGFSMDISTMFIAKKVKNI